The following proteins are encoded in a genomic region of Magallana gigas chromosome 1, xbMagGiga1.1, whole genome shotgun sequence:
- the LOC136273648 gene encoding uncharacterized protein, producing MAASMTPRKVYSSTNICCLCGFSFIVKEIDENGKSTVKKFSKLKLRLSEEKRAAISQVTTIPDNTDGVCTKCFSKVEKVIKYRKEILAIISQFEENMKRNMSKTPGSRKKRLLRSPQATVPEAKSVHICEGIVPTHEIHNLSTCQHIPLLPKPEESPYISLRELPGIVQIQDPHCTGMLADKSLNAVDSALP from the exons ATGGCGGCGTCCATGACACCGCGAAAGGTATACAGCTCCACAAACATATGCTGCCTATGTGGATTTTCCTTTATAGTAAAAGAAATTGACGAGAACGGCAAATCCACTGTTAAGAAGTTTTCGAAATTAAAACTCCGTTTAAGCGAAGAGAAGCGTGCTGCAATCAGTCAAGTGACAACAATACCCGACAATACTGACGGTGTGTGCACGAAATGCTTCTCAAAAGTTGAGAAAGTAATTAAGTACCGGAAGGAGATTTTAGCTATAATATCTCAGTTCGAAGAGAATATGAAACGGAATATGTCTAAGACACCTGGGTCTAGGAAGAAAAGGCTACTCAGATCCCCGCAG GCAACTGTACCAGAAGCCAAGTCAGTTCATATTTGTGAAGGGATTGTACCGACCCATGAGATTCACAATCTATCTACATGTCAACACATACCCTTGTTGCCAAAGCCTGAAG AGTCGCCATACATCTCTCTGAGGGAACTTCCGGGCATTGTACAG atTCAAGACCCACATTGCACAGGGATGTTAGCTGACAAAAGCTTGAATGCTG TTGACAGTGCATTACCCTAG
- the LOC109620189 gene encoding uncharacterized protein, translating into MSLGLFDCNETKNQEVIKLLKFLTEKYVPLDGDEVIDEVFFGGDRLTDERVQGAQRAMENAETSKGKLQGFISKIEDWHRMMNFLEAICKSTFKQESSAERGTMYYFKILLNAKNVKGKVKNSFRAHKLLYYVVFDAICCSLFMQEMNVEDEDQLLPSDFQEKTDEDKISWLNEICCRIVKKYMFENKEDMFEQLRSVLDDPDHIENYFVASDNDERFHCHFCPKSFVQLNSVKLHEKLLHQHTVTSKTSRKSNPENEDQLYNHIMLIFKFVCLLKNLDTSIDMGDGARSVRSAKYELPIFNKTNKTKYAIGCVHLTTLTEETLSSEQSQRLIYNRSINIQGGKNNNLALDEYLEMLNRDSKELVKGHQTKTSIISHSKEFPHLINFANQFDIISQIKRRKGFHRLPEYKADVRKVMKEFKDIEALELKTSRKLNCKGLASNRDPFHETYHNLPTLIRRHKPSIPFSRLRNPNY; encoded by the exons ATGTCTTTGGGTCTTTTTGACTGCAATGAGACAAAGAATCAAGAGGTGATCAAGCTGTTGAAGTTTTTGACAGAGAAATATGTACCCCTTGATGGTGATGAAGTAATTGATGAAGTCTTCTTTGGAG GAGACAGGTTAACAGATGAGCGTGTTCAAGGGGCGCAACGAGCAATGGAAAATGCAGAAACTTCCAAGGGAAAACTACAAGGTTTTATATCAAAGATTGAGGATTGGCATCGCATGATGAATTTTCTTGAG gCTATTTGCAAGTCAACGTTTAAGCAGGAATCGTCAGCAGAAAGAGGAACTATGTACTATTTTAAAATCCTGTTGAACGCAAAGAATGTAAAAGGAAAAGTGAAAAATTCATTCCGTGCGCACAAACTACTCTATTATGTAGTATTTGATGCAATATGTTGCTCCTTGTTCATGCAGGAAATGAATGTAGAGGATGAAGATCAATTGTTACCAAGTGATTTTCAAGAGAAGACTGATGAAGACAAAATCAGTTGGCTGAATGAAATCTGCTGCAGGATTGTGAAGAAGtacatgtttgaaaacaaaGAAGACATGTTCGAACAACTTAGGAGTGTGCTTGATGATCCAGACCACATTGAGAACTACTTTGTAGCAAGTGATAACGATGAACGCTTTCACTGTCACTTCTGCCCAAAATCCTTTGTACAACTGAACAGCGTAAAATTGCATGAGAAACTTCTTCATCAACATACTGTGACAAGTAAGACATCTAGGAAAAGTAATCCAGAAAATGAGGATCAGCTCTACAACCACATTATGCTGATCTTCAAATTTGTGTGCTTACTGAAAAACCTGGATACTTCAATAGATATGGGAGATGGGGCAAGATCAGTTCGCTCTGCAAAGTATGAATTGCCAATCTTCAATAAaactaacaaaacaaaatacgcCATAGGATGTGTTCATCTAACAACTCTAACAGAAGAAACGTTATCGAGTGAACAAAGCCAGAGGTTAATTTACAACAGAAGCATTAATATTCAGGGAGGCAAGAACAACAATCTGGCTCTAGACGAGTACCTAGAAATGCTGAACAGAGACAGCAAAGAACTTGTGAAGGGTCATCAAACCAAAACGAGCATTATATCTCATTCTAAAGAATTTCCACATCTCATTAATTTTGCAAACCAGTTTGACattatttctcaaattaaaagaCGAAAAGGCTTTCATCGTCTCCCAGAATACAAGGCCGACGTACGCAAAGTAATGAAGGAATTCAAGGATATTGAAGCTTTGGAACTAAAGACGAGTCGAAAATTGAACTGCAAGGGTTTGGCGAGCAATAGGGACCCTTTTCATGAAACCTATCACAATCTTCCTACCTTGATCAGGAGACATAAGCCATCGATTCCATTCAGTAGACTTAGAAATCCGAATTACTAA